Sequence from the Streptomyces spinoverrucosus genome:
GTGGCGGGGTGGCTTCGAAGTGATGATGGGCGCGGCATTGAAGTGATGGCGGGGGATGGGCTTCGAAGTGATGATGGGCGCGGCATTGAAGTGACGGCGGGTACGGCCTCGAAGCGACGCCAGGCGCGGTCCCCGATGTGACCGGGGCGCGGCCCCCGGGTTAGCCTGGCGTCCGGCCGCGTTGCGCGCGGCGCGGCGGTGGGGCCCGCCGTACCCGAACCGCGGCGTCGATGCCGCCAACGGTCCCTATTCGCGATGGCAGGTGCCCGCATGTCCGGGCCCCGGGCGAGTAGGAGACGTACGACCATGACAGCCCCGAAGCCCGAGCAGCTCGGCGTCCCCCGTCCCAGCCAGGCCCCCGTCCTCGTCGCCGTCGCCGTCGGCGGCGGGATCGGTGCGGCCGCCCGCTACGCGGCCGCCCTGTGGTGGCCGGCGCATCCCGGCGGCTTCCCCTGGGCGACGTTCTGGGTCAACGTCGTCGGCTGTGCGGTGATGGGCGCGTTCATGGTGATCGTCACCGAGGTGTGGTCCGGCGCCCACCCACTGCTGCGCCCCTTCTTCGGCACCGGTGTGCTCGGCGGCTTCACCACCTTCTCGACCTACGCCCTCGACATCCACAACCTCGTCGGGAGCGGCCACCCGCGCACCGCACTCGCCTACCTCGCCGCGACAGTGGCGGCGGCCCTGACGGCCGTATGGCTCGCCACCGCGGCCACCCGCGGGGCCCTCACCCGGAGGCGGCGATGATCGGGACCTGGCTGCTGGTCGTCGTCGGCGGCATGATCGGCGCCTCACTCCGCTACCTCACCGACCGCTACCTCACCGCCCGCGCGGTGCGGTCCCGGCACGACGCCCGCTTCCCGTGGGGCACCTTCGCCGCGAACGTCACCGGCTGCCTGGTCCTCGGCCTGCTCACCGGCGCCGCGACCGCCGGAGCCGCCGGTTCCCACCTCCAGGTGCTCCTCGGCACCGGCCTGTGCGGCGCGCTGACCACGTACTCGACCTTCTCCTACGAGACCCTGCGGCTCGCCGAGTCCGGGGCCCGCCTGCACGCGGCCGCCAACGTGATCGGCAGCGTGACGGTCGGGCTCGGCGCGGCGTTCCTCGGGGTGTCGATCGCCGAGGCCGTCTGGTCGTAGGGAGTGCGGGGGCGCGGACCACAGCCGCGCCACCGCGCCGAGGCAGCGTTCCGGTGGCTTGGTGTCAGTTGCCGCCGCTCCGCAGCGGCTCTCCGACACTCCTGAGGTGGCGCATCGCCTCTCGGTGGGAGGCCAGCAGCCCGGTCTGGTGGTACGGGATGCCCAGCTCGGCGCAGTACCGCTCGGTGATGACCTGGGCCCCGCCGAGCGCAGGCGTCGGCATGCTGGGGAAGAGATGGTGCTCGATCTGGTAGTTGAGTCCGCCCATGAAGGCGTCGATGAGCGCCCCGCCCCTGACGTTGCGCGAGGTGAGGACCTGGCGGCGCAGGAAGTCCAGCCGCGTCCCCTCCTCGATCATCGGCATCCCCTTGTGGTTGGGGGCGAACACCGAGCCGAGATAGATCCCGAACAGGCCCTGGTGGACGGCGATGAAAGCGAGCGCCTTGGCGGGGGACAGGACGGTGAACAGGGCTCCGAAGTACACCACGAAATGGACGACGAGCAGTGTCCCCTCCAGCGCCGGCCGTTTCATCGACGCCTTCCTCAGCGCCTTGAAGCTGGCGAAACTCAGATTCAGCCCTTCCAGGGTGAGCAGCGGAAAGAAGAGCGCGGCCTGGTGCTTTCCGATGAACCGGGGCAGCCCCTTTGCCTTGCGTGCCTGCCGCTGTGACCACACCAGAATGTCGGGGGAGACGTCCGGGTCCTTTGTCTCGTGATTCGGGTTCGCATGGTGCCGGGTGTGTTTGTTCATCCACCAGCCGTAGCTCATGCCCAGCAGCAGATTGGCGACCAGCAGACCGCCGGCCTCACTGGGGCGTCGGCGAGTGAAGACCTGCCGGTGGGCGAGGTCGTGGGCCGCCAGACCGAGCTGGCCGAAGACCACGGCCAGAAAAGCGGCGACGATCAGCTGGCTCCAGCTGTTCCCCAGCGCGAGAAACGCCCAGACGCCTCCCGTGAGAGAAAGGGCCACTGCCCCGAAACGCACGGTGTAATACAACGGCCGGCGCCGCAGCAGCCCGGCTTCTGTTATGCGGCGCGACAGTTCGGAAAAGTCGCTTCCCTTTTGCTGTTCGCGTTGTTCTTCGCGCGTGGACGAGTTCACCGGGAGCACCATTGGATTGGCCATGCGCTTCAGTATGTGAACCATTTCCCGGCGACAGAATGACGTCTTCCCCCCAAGTGGGGTGCGGGTAGCCCCACCGCCGGAACGGGGGGTCCACCGGTTTGCGGTGCCCTCGGGCCGCCGGCCACCGCTTGACACCACCCACCGACCACCCGGAGTATCACCCTCGTGAACCTGTCAGACAGCCAGACAGGTGGGATGGGCCCGCGGCGCGTCAGCGCCATGGAAGCGGTGCTCGCCCACCTTCGCGGCGCCATCGAGCGCGGCGAGTACGCGATCGGCGACAAGCTCCCCTCCGAGGCGGAGCTCTGCCGCACGCTCGAGGTCTCCCGGCCCGTGCTGCGGGAGGCCCTGCGCGCCCTGCAGACGATGGGGCTGACCGTGGCCAAGACCGGCAAGGGCACCTTCGTCGTCGCCAACAGCGTCGAGGACCCCACCTTCGGCGACTACTCGGCCAGCGACCTGCTGGAGGTGCGCCGCCACGTCGAGATCCCGGTCGCCGGGTACGCGGCGCTGCGCCGCACCCCGGAGAACCTCGACCACCTCGCCCACCTGCTGGACCGGATGGAGCGGGAGACGGACACCACCGCGTGGGTCGCGATGGACACCCTCTTCCACCTGGCTGTGGCCGAGGCCGCGCAGAACCCGGTGTTCCGCCGGGTCATCGAGGAGATCCGGGACGCGCTGGCCCGCCAGTCGGCGTTCCTGAACGAGCTGGGCGGACGGCGTGAGCAGTCCAACCGTGAGCACCGGGCGATCGTCGAGGCGCTGACCGACGGCTCCGAGCAGGACGCGGTCGAGGCCATGTCCCACCACCTCGACCGGGTCGAGACCACCCTCACCGACATCGTGCGCCCCGCGCGCACGGACACCTCCAGCGGATCCGGCGCGTGACCCGCGTACCGTCCCACCCCGACCCCTCAGTGAACCAGGCAGTGATGTACAGCAGCTCCGTCGCGGACGCACCCCTCGTCCGTGAGCCCCTCCACGCCCCCGTCGCCCACCTCATACGCGCCGGGATCGTCGAGGGCATCCACTACGGCTCCGTCGTCGTCCTCGGCGCCGACGGCGAGGTCCAGTTCCAGCTCGGCGACATCGAGGCGGCGTTCTACCCGCGCTCGGCGCTCAAGCCCGTCCAGGCCGTGGCCATGGTGCGCGCCGGGCTGCCGCTCGACGGCGAGCTGCTCTCCCTCGCCGCCGCCAGCCACTCCGGCGAGGAACGCCACCTCGCCGGCACCCGCCGCATCCTCGAATTGGCCGGACTCGCCGAGAGCGACCTGCGCAACGTCCCCGACCTGCCGTTCGACCCGGTGGTCCGGGACGCCTGGGTGCGCGAGGGCCGGATGCCCTCCCGGCTCGCCCAGAACTGCTCCGGCAAGCACGCCGCCATGCTGTACACGGCCAAGCTCAACGGCTGGTCCCTCGACGACTACCTCGACCCGGCGCACCCGCTCCAGCAGGCCATCGCCGAGATCGTCGAGGACCTCACCGGGCAGCGCGTCGCCCAGGTGACCGTCGACGGCTGCGGCGCGCCCCTCTTCTCCGTCTCCCTGCACGGCCTCGCCCGCGCCACCACCCGGATCGTCACCGCCGAGCCCGGTACCCCCGAGGCGCGTGTCGCCGACGCGATGCGCGAGCACGCCGAGATGGCCTCCGGCTCCGGGCGGGACGTGGCCGCGTTGATGCGGGCCGTGCCGGGGCTGCTCGCCAAGGACGGGTTCGAGGGTGTGCAGGTCGCCGCGCTGCCGGACGGCCGGGCCGTCGCCGTGAAGATCGCCGACGGGGCGAACCGGGCGCGGATTCCGGTTGTCGCGGCGGCGGTCGCTCGCGCGGGCGTTGATCCTGCGGTGCTCGGCGAGTTCGCGGGGGAGCCGTTGCTCGGTGGAGGCCGGCCGGTGGGGTGGGTGCGGCCGGTGCGGGCGTTGGACCCGGCGACTGCGTCCGTCTGATGTGACATCCGTTTCGTTCGCTGCTGCGGGCCGCCTGAGACTGGTCGCGCAGTTCCCCGCGCCCCTGGGAACCTCACCCTCACCCTCAGAAAGAAGAACCCCCTGATGACCGCCGCCACCCGCCGCGAGCACGACCTTCTCGGAGACCGTGACGTTCCCGCCGACGCGTA
This genomic interval carries:
- the crcB gene encoding fluoride efflux transporter CrcB, which encodes MTAPKPEQLGVPRPSQAPVLVAVAVGGGIGAAARYAAALWWPAHPGGFPWATFWVNVVGCAVMGAFMVIVTEVWSGAHPLLRPFFGTGVLGGFTTFSTYALDIHNLVGSGHPRTALAYLAATVAAALTAVWLATAATRGALTRRRR
- the crcB gene encoding fluoride efflux transporter CrcB; this translates as MIGTWLLVVVGGMIGASLRYLTDRYLTARAVRSRHDARFPWGTFAANVTGCLVLGLLTGAATAGAAGSHLQVLLGTGLCGALTTYSTFSYETLRLAESGARLHAAANVIGSVTVGLGAAFLGVSIAEAVWS
- a CDS encoding fatty acid desaturase family protein gives rise to the protein MANPMVLPVNSSTREEQREQQKGSDFSELSRRITEAGLLRRRPLYYTVRFGAVALSLTGGVWAFLALGNSWSQLIVAAFLAVVFGQLGLAAHDLAHRQVFTRRRPSEAGGLLVANLLLGMSYGWWMNKHTRHHANPNHETKDPDVSPDILVWSQRQARKAKGLPRFIGKHQAALFFPLLTLEGLNLSFASFKALRKASMKRPALEGTLLVVHFVVYFGALFTVLSPAKALAFIAVHQGLFGIYLGSVFAPNHKGMPMIEEGTRLDFLRRQVLTSRNVRGGALIDAFMGGLNYQIEHHLFPSMPTPALGGAQVITERYCAELGIPYHQTGLLASHREAMRHLRSVGEPLRSGGN
- a CDS encoding asparaginase; protein product: MYSSSVADAPLVREPLHAPVAHLIRAGIVEGIHYGSVVVLGADGEVQFQLGDIEAAFYPRSALKPVQAVAMVRAGLPLDGELLSLAAASHSGEERHLAGTRRILELAGLAESDLRNVPDLPFDPVVRDAWVREGRMPSRLAQNCSGKHAAMLYTAKLNGWSLDDYLDPAHPLQQAIAEIVEDLTGQRVAQVTVDGCGAPLFSVSLHGLARATTRIVTAEPGTPEARVADAMREHAEMASGSGRDVAALMRAVPGLLAKDGFEGVQVAALPDGRAVAVKIADGANRARIPVVAAAVARAGVDPAVLGEFAGEPLLGGGRPVGWVRPVRALDPATASV
- a CDS encoding FadR/GntR family transcriptional regulator, which gives rise to MEAVLAHLRGAIERGEYAIGDKLPSEAELCRTLEVSRPVLREALRALQTMGLTVAKTGKGTFVVANSVEDPTFGDYSASDLLEVRRHVEIPVAGYAALRRTPENLDHLAHLLDRMERETDTTAWVAMDTLFHLAVAEAAQNPVFRRVIEEIRDALARQSAFLNELGGRREQSNREHRAIVEALTDGSEQDAVEAMSHHLDRVETTLTDIVRPARTDTSSGSGA